In Desulfobacter hydrogenophilus, the genomic stretch AATTTTTAGTAAGGGGGATCACATCCCATGCTTTTTTTTCAGGCCCCGGAATTGGTCATAGGATATTCCAAGGTTTGCTGCGGCCTGTTTCTGGTTAAACCGAGCCTCGGTCAGGGCCTGGGATAAGCGGAAGCGTTCAAGGGCAAGCACGGCCTTTTTCAGCGGCAAACCAGCCAGTTCCGCCAATGGCAGGACAGCATATTCATCGGGGTCCAGTGCCTTTTCTGTATCCCGGATTGACTTTCTATCAGCAGACACATCAGCTGCCCGGCTTTCAGCTCGTCCGACTGATGGCGTCCCGGGCCCAGGCCCGGGCAAAGGTCCGTATGGTGACACAAACGGTGAAAAACCAATTCGGGTAATGACCTGGCCGTTTGTTTTATACACAGCGCGTTCCACCACATTTTTCAATTCCCGGACATTACCGGGCCACGCATGGGATTCAAGGTCCTGAACCGCTTTTTTCCCAAATTCCGGCACTTGATCAAATCCCAGTTCAAAGGCCATGCGTCCGGCAAAATGATTGGCAAGCAGCATGACATCGCCTTTGCGCACCCGCAACGGGGGGACATAAATCACCTCAAAAGAGAGACGGTCCAAAAGATCCTGTTTAAAATGGCCAAGCCGGGCCATTTGTGCCAAATCCACATTGGCAGCCCCCACGATGCGAACATCGGTATGGACAGGCTTAACTGCCCCCACCCGCTCAAACCGGCCGTATTCCACCACCCGAAGAATCTTTTCCTGGACTTCCATGGGGATATTTCCGATTTCATCCAGAAACAGGGTACCGCCGTCGGCCTGTTCAAACCGCCCGATGCGGCGGGTACCGGCCCCGGTAAACGCACCTTTTTCATATCCGAAAAGCTCGGATTCGATCAGGGTAGCGGTTAGGGCAGCGCAGTTCAGCGTAACAAAAGGCTTTTGCCAACGCCGGGATAAAAAATGCAGCCGCGCGGAAGCCAGTTCCTTGCCCGTGCCGCGCTCTCCTAAAATCAATACAGGCCGGTCAATGGGCGCTACCCGGGAGATCTGCTCTTGAAAATTTAAAAACGCCTCGGACTGCCCCAGAGCCTCGGACATACTCACAGACCCGGTACTGTTATCCATGGAATCGGTATATGCCAACCCCACCCCCCCTGTTAATAGTTAATTTAACCAAATTTTAGTAATTTATACTATATCACGACCAATATCACCACTCAAAAATTTTTTATAAAAAAATATAACCAACCGAAACTCAAGGTAAATATGACAATAACACCTTGTGGCACATTTTCTGCTTTAATAAAATTCAAAAACCGAGAGTAGAAAAAGTCAAATAACTTATAAAAGGAGAATAAAAATGGGTATTTTTACACGCTTCAGAGACATTGTATCTTCAAACATCAACGCCATGTTAGACAAGGCCGAAGATCCTGAAAAGATGATTAAGCTCATGATCCGGGAAATGGAAGACACCCTGATTGAGCTTAAATCATCCTGTGCCGGCACCATTGCCAATCATAAAAAAGTGGAACGTTTAGGGCAGGATGTCAGGGAAAAAGAGGCATTCTGGAACGAAAAAGCAGAACTGGCAGTAACCAAAGGACGTGATGATCTCGCCCGCCAGGCCCTGATGGAAAGACGCAGATTCAGCCAGCGTTTGGACGCTGTGGAAACAGAACTTGTTGACCTTTCAGCCATGGTGGATCAGTACAAAAACGACATCACGGAACTTGAAAACAAGCTGAAATCTGCCCGGGAAAAACAGCGCATGCTGGTCCAGAGGCATATCCGTGCCCAGCATAAAAAACGGGCCAGACAGGAAATCCGCAGGGCAGACTCCACCGAAGTAATCAAAAAATTCGAAGAAATGGAAAATCATATTGAACGTATGGAAGCCGAAGCCGACCTAGTTGATTTTGGCAGACGATCCAGCCTTGAGACTGCCTTTGATGACCTCGCAGCTGACGAGGAGATCGAAAATGAACTCAATATATTGAAATCCTCCCAATCCGGCGCAATTAATGATACAAAATCCTGAGCCTAACTTTGACAATTCCAAAGGAGGAATATGAGCAGCATATTCATTGCAATCATCAATGTCGGCGGGTCAATACTTGCCTTGGTTATTCTGGGAATAATCATCATCGCCATTATCCGGGCAGCCAGAACCGGAGGGCTTTCAAAAAATGATAAAGACTCCCGGGACGAAGAGACAAGAATGATCCAAGACATATACAATGCCCTGCCAAAAATGGAGGAGCGGATTGAAGCCCTTGAAACCATCCTCATTGAACGTGGGCACCAAAACCGTTAACGGCTGTTTTCAACACGCCTGAAAGGATAAAAAATGAGATACCATAAAAACCGTTATCGCCGTGCAGGTGCAGGCATGGGGGGGGGGACAAAATATGGCGGATTCCGTCAGAGAATGGACCGCCTGACTGCATCCGAGGGCTTCTACCGCTCCAGGCGAGGCATTATCTTCGGCGTTTGCCGGGGCTTGGCAGAACATTTCAATTTTTCAGTATTCTGGACCCGGGTTGTTGTACTTGTCCTGTTTTTATTCACTGGATTCTGGCCCGTCGGCGTCCTTTATTTTGTTGCAGGGCTTCTGCTGAACCCTGCGCCTGTCATTCCGCTGGAAAATGAAAGTGACGAAGAATTTTATCAGTCCTATACCCGATCAAGATCCTCGGCCATCCAGCGGATTAAAAAAAAATTTGACAATATTGACCGTCGGATTCAGCGCATGGAAGATACGGTTACATCAAAAGAATTTGATTTTAAGTAAAAATAGTGTTAGGTCAAGGGCGGAACAATAAAACGTATTGTTCTTTTCCTTTTTTTCGCCTGCCCGGCAACGGGCAGGCGTTTTTTTATGCATCAAAAATTTAATCGTTTACAAAACTGTGCCCGATATTCCACGAGTCAATCACGATTTCCCTGATTTTAGGCCGAATCAGTACTCTACTCTACCCAATTTGACACTACCTGTTCGCGAATCAATCCCGCTATCGGGGGGATCAGCCGACTTGTCTGGGCCTATCCGAAGGCCTATGCTGAATCGCGCAGTACGGACCCTTATGCTGCGTGGTGTGGGAGGGAGGAACCGCAAGGCTCCTCCCCTATCCCGATCGGTTTTGGTGTTTGAATTAGAAGTCAAACAGCTCACCTAAAAAACCACCTTCTTTTTCTTTTTATGGTATTCATAATCTCGTGAATCCTGTGAATATTGTTTTGACCTGCTCTCATCATGCATAGATTTTTGTTGTGGTGATGCCGCACTGGAGCGTTCGATTCTTTTATTCAGTTCACCACGATCTAACCAGACGCTTCGGCATTCCGGACAATAATCAATGTCTATACCTTGGCGATAGAAAATCGTGGTCTGTCCCCAATTTTTCAATTTTTCCCAATTTTTCTTTATTGACTCCATTGGGGTTGAACGTAGCATTTACTTAAAATTAGCCTGGAAATTATAATGACCATATCCGGTAATCAATTAGTTCTGAAATCTTCGGATACAGATCTGCGCTTCATGGCACCAATGATATCGCTATTGAGAATTCTTTGTATAGAATAGCCAATAAGTCACAGTTATTTCTGCCCAACTTATTTAATCTGCGGTCCTAAGGCCCTATACCGTAGATGATCGGAAGCAACCAGGAAAGCGTGATCCACATTATCAGGACCAGTGGCACTCCAATCCGAAGAAAGTCATTGAAGTGGTATTTTCCTGCGTTCATGACGAGCAGATTGGTCTTGTAGGCCATGGGGGTGGCATAGCTCATATTTGCACCAAACAGTACCGCAAGGACAAACGGTTCGGGTGGTTGCCCCATTTGGGTAGCAATGGAAACGGCGATGGGGGTGCCAATGACCGCTGCTGCGTTGTTGGAAACGATGTTGGTAAGAATGCCTATCAAAAGCATCAACCCGCTGATCACGAAAGTCGGCGAAGTGTCCCCTGCCAGAGTCACAAAAATTTGTGCCAGGTAATCCGCACCGCCGGTCTTGAGCAGCGCAACTCCGATGGCAAGACTTGCGGCCACGATAAGGATGACCTGCGCATTCAGTGCATTCGTGGCATCTCGCCATTCCAGGCATCCGGTGAAGATCATCATCAGCGCTCCGAGCGGTGCGCTGATGGCGATGGGCAGAAACCCTACGGCGGCCGAAACAACAATGCCCAGCATAATGAGCAGGGCCACCGGTGCCTTCCGTTCAAAAGGCAGATCCGTCGTGGCATCGAGCACGAGAAAATCCTTTTCTTTTTTGAGACCGGCGATCTGTTCCCGGGGGCCCTGAACCAAGAGGATATCCCCGCCCTTCAGACGGATATCCCCAATTTTATCGTATAACTTTTCGGGGTGCCTGCTCGCCCTGTGTATGGCCAGCGCAATCATCCCGTACCGATCTGCGAATCGGATTCCGTTAAGAGTTCTTCCCGCAAATCGGGACCCTTCAACAAGAACAACCTCCGCGATCTGCTGATTTTCATCCTCTAACGGGTGTTCATCGTCAACAGGTGCGACCATGGCGTCATCCGCATAGAGTGTTCCCTCCAATACCTTTTCAAATTCCTTCAGACGATCGGGCGTGTCACGGATAATCAGGTGGTCGCCAGCTTTCAGTACCAGGGTGGGAAAAGGTATCAGGAAGTTGTTAAGCCCGCGTTCTACGCTCAGGACTTTCATGGACCCATCGACTTTTTTTCTGGCGTCGGCCAGTGTCATTCCTTCAATCGGGGTTCCTTCTATAACGGCAAGATGGGCGGAGAAAACCCTGAGGGAGGTGTCTGCCAGGGTGGGTTTACGCTCCGGTATAATCCGAGGCGCAACGAGCCAGAGATAAACGATGCCGACGCTTCCGGCAATGGCCGCCGGCACCATGAAATCAAACATATCCATCCGCTTTAAGCCCATGTCTGAGGCCACGGAGACTACCAGCAGATTCGTGGAGGTTCCGATGGTGGTGCACGTGCCCCCCAGCAGAGTTGCGAATCCCATGGGCATCAACACGGAAGAAGCCTTCATACCCGTACGCAGGGAAACGTTGATCAAAATAGGAAGAAACAATACGACAACGGGGACATTGTTTATGAACGCGCTGATAAATGCCCCAACCACAAGGGTCAACAGCAGGGAAAGACTCGGGCTCACCTTCCAGAGCCGTGCCATCACCCTTCCCACAGGTTCCAGCGCCCCCGTGCGGACAATTCCCTGTCCGGCGATCATCAAGGCGCAGACGGCAACCAGCGCCTCGTGTCCAAAACCCTGGAAAAAGTCCACGGCGTGTAAAACGCCCCCGTCCACCTGGAACGGAAAGAGTTCGAACCCAACAACCAGACCGATGAGCACCAGGAAACTGGAAGACTCAAGGGGTATCTTTTCACGGGTGAACAGAATCAGTGCTACGACGGCAAGGATTAGCACGGCCACGGCATGGGCATTGGGCGGCGGAGGAAGGATCATATCGTGTAACTCCATGTTATAATCATTTGCTATTTTATTATTTTTTCTAAAAGTTCTTTTGCGCGTTTTTTATATTCTTCTTCACTAATATCACCATCATCAAGTGCTTTTTTCATCCTTTTAAGTTTTTCATCTGCAATTTCTCTTTCTTCATCTGAAAAATTTTTCCATGCCTTCCATGCTTTTGAAATAGCTTCATAAGAAAAGGTTCCACCTGTAACAGCATAAACAACAATCCAACCTGTAGCTCCAATAACACCAGCAGGTGCGAATGCGGGTATACTGAGCAAAACACCAACGGCAGTTGCACCAGCTAATAACGATTTTATAAAAATATTATTTTGAATCGAAAGAGGGATGAATTTTAAGACTACTTCTTTGATTTGTTCTGCTGAAAGACGAGCCATGAAATGATCTCCTACTTATTAAGTTAATGACATTACGGTACCAACGTCAGGGTCTTTTGTGCATGGGCCTTAATGGCGGCATCTGAAAACCACCAGTACTGGACAGAACCATCCATAAAATCTTCAACCAGGTCTTTCTGGTGGGGATGAAAGGTACGGCCTGCCGCCCCGCCCGGCAACACCGCCATAAGCTTTTCATCATCCCCCATATCCGCCACAAAGCGCAGGGATGCACAATGGGTCACGGCATAGGGGGCGTCAAAATCATACCATCCCCGATACAGCGTTTCACCGGATCCGCCCATGGGCATGGGCCCTGTGCCAAACAAGGTCTTTAGTGACCCGTTACGAACAAGGGGATTAACCAACTCAAGGGTATGCAGATCCCCCCAGCGCCATTGGACAGGGTCATCGCCAAGGGCATGGGACAACTCTCTTCGGGCGGCATGGGCAGCCTGGACAAAAAGATCGGCCATGGTTTCTGTTTGACCGGCAGTGCGTACATCATCGAAAAAAAGACTATCACCGGCCAGCACAAACTGCAGGAGGCGCTCCTGCCAGTAATACCAGGCATTCAATAGCGTCCAAACCTTTTTGGGGCCCAGGTCGTCTTCAAACACAGCCAAAGCAAAATACCGATATATGGTTTGAAACACCAAAGGCCCTGGTTTTTCAGGATCATCTTTAAAATCCCAATCCGCCAGAATCTGTCCTAAATCATTTGTATCCCCGTTTGCCAGAAGAATCTGTGACATAATTGGCGCAATGCACCGGGCCATTACATTGCCTGTATCCCTCTGATATTGCCACAAATCCAAAGACGTCTGCTTGGCAGTGCCGGCCATGAGTTCCTTTAGCCTTGCATAACGAAATGACGGTGCAAAAAAGGATGAGTAATAATAGGGAAAGTCGGCGTCCACCGTTTTATTGTTGCAGGTGCCAACCCACTTTTTTACCGGGTTGATCTGCCCAGGCATCTGATCCTGGGCAATCCAGCCCTGCCAGTTGTCTGTACTGTCTTTGACCACATGGGGGAAAGTGCCGCCGCTCCTGCGCACGGGAATCCGGCCGGATGCCTGGTGGCCGATATTTCCGGAAGCGTCGGCGAACACCCAGTTAAAACAGGCTACGGCCAGGTCCTGCATGGCCCGGGAAAGATCTTCGGCATTTTTTGCCGTAAGTATATCCAACAATCCGATATCAGGCATCATGGACTCCACTGGCGCAAATCTGAGCGTAAACACCTTATTGCCGTCCAGGCCCTTGAGAACCTTAGACATCACCGGTCCCCTGCGGGTGGTCCGGATATCCAGGTCTTCTGTGCGAAAGCCGCCGGGCGCCTTCTTATCTTTAATTTTCAACCGCTCTTTAATATGCCCGAAGGCAATGGAATTGTCCCCTTCCATATAATGATCCGGATTTCCCGGATCCACGGTTTCAATATAAAGGTCCACCATGTCACCATAATTGTTGGTGGCGGACAAAGCAATGTGTTCAGTGCGCCCCACGCCCATACCCGGAATGCCGGGGATTTGAACACCAAGGGCCCGGATACCGGGGCAGATCAGTCCTGCCGGATACCAGACCCCGGGCAACATTCTTGGATCCAGGTGGGGATCACCAGACAGCACCGCAGCCCCGGTGACGGATTTTTCAGGCGCCACGGCCCAGTTATTACTGCCCACCCGCAACAGCCTGTCCCCGGCATAGGCCAAAAGCCCGGGGTCAAATGCCAGGGACAACCCAATATTCTCCCTGGGCGGCATGGCAATAAAGCCTTTGTCATCAGGATCATCCACATTGATATTCAAAGGCAGAAGCATGGCCGTTTTTTCATATCCCAGGGTATCCAGCAGCATCTGGGAAATAATCTCCGTGGTCAGGTTGGCTGCCGTGGAATATCCCATATAAAACAGTACACCAAGGCAGTCTTCCACCTGCCAGAAATCCGGTTTTATTCCGGCCAGACGAAATTCCAGAGCAAGGTCAGCCGGGCACTTTTTTATGAAGGTATTTATGCCGTCCACATAATGCTGGAACTGTTTTCGCAAGGCAGGGTTCAATATCCGGGCCTGTTTTTTCGCCATGCGTGACATTCCGATGGTGCGCATGCGGACATCCAGATCTTTGGCCTGTGCCCCTGCCAGTTCGCACATCCGTCCTTCATAATACATCCGGGTCATCTGCATCTGGAACAGCCGGTCCTGGGCCGTGACAAATCCCTGGGCAAAAAACAGGTCCCCAATATTTTCAGCATGAATATAGGCAATGCCCGAATCGTCCCGGGTTACGGTCACAGGATGGCCTAAGCCGGCAAGATTCAATTGTCCGTTATCCTGATAATCATTCAACTGCGGCAGAAAGAAAAAAAGAGTCACACAGCAGGCTATCAGTAAAGCGATGATCACACTGACACGTCGAATCCATTTCATGGCAACTCCTTGAATAATCGGTAGATTACCCCATCATATGCCCTTGGCACCGGCCATGTCAACAAAGGCGAAAATGCTTATAGCCAGCCCAGAAGCCCTGCTCCCTCCCGGGCAAGCCCCCAGGCAAAACAACACAAAAGAAATCCCAGCCCACGCATGGTCCAAACATAGGCGGCACCGGTTAAAAAACTGCGGGTCCGGGCCACCACAAAGGCCAGGGCGAGTTTGGAACCCACAAGCAGCAAGTAGAAGCCGGCCACAAATCCAATGGCACCCCCGGGATGGATCTGCCAGGCCTTGGACGCCAGGGGTGCACCAACGGTAATCCAGAACAGGTAGGGGTGGGGGCTTAAAATATTTACCAGCACCCCTTTCATAAGGGACGCTGACGCCCGGTCCGGGGATTTGGGCATCTGCCCGGCAGTTCGGATACTCGAGATGCCCATTTTCAAAACAATCACAGCCCCAGCAAGGGAAATGATCCCCAGCACCGGGTCGGACCCGGACAGGTAGAAAACCAAAAGAAAGGAGACAATTAACACAGGCAAATCAGAAATTAGCGGTGCCATGGCAACACGGATACCCGCGCTGAACCCCAAGCGAATGGTTTCACTGATGACAAGGGCCAGTAAAGGGCCTGGTGACAAACCGGCAGACAAGCCTAAAACCATTCCCATGAACAAATATTTTTCCACTTGCCGACCTCATTTTTGTTTGTCCAAAAATTTTCAGGCAATCAATGTACCAGCTATATTTCACCTTTTCCATCACAAAGACAGTGGGGCCCTAAAAATCATGCCTTGCAATCATCTGCACTATGGTTTAATTTTTGGCGCATTATTTGGTGGTTTCCATAGAGATGATTAGTACGCGGCCTGTTGCCGCTTTTTTAAAAACCTGGAATATATTATGAACACCGAACAGCAAATTTTACCCCTGTCCAGATTCAGACGCATCGTGGTCAAAGTGGGCTCAGGGGTGCTGACCCGGAAAAACAGCCTCAATCTTGATGTCATCAACAGCATCTCAAGTCAGATCTGCGCACTCCATGACCGGGGTATGGAAGTGATTCTTGTCTCTTCCGGAGCCATGGCTGCGGGCGTTAAAAAAATCGGTCTAAAAAAAAGGCCTTCGGAAACCCCTAAACGTCAAGCGGTTTCCGCCATTGGCCAGGCGGATCTGATCCATGAATGGGAAAAAGCCATGGAACACTGCGGCCGAAAAGTGGCCCAGATTCTTCTAACCCGGGGCGACCTGTGTGACCGGGGCCGGTATCTGAATGCCAGAAATACCCTGAACACACTTCTGGAATGGAAGGTGCTGCCCATTATCAATGAAAATGACACCGTGGCTGTGAAATCCCTGCAATTCGGGGATAATGACAACTTGGGCGCCATGATCACCATGTTGCTCGACGCTGATCTGATGATAAATCTCACCGATATCGGCGGTCTGTACAATAAAGATCCCCGGAGGCATGACGATGCGCAGCTTCTCAGAGAGGTGACAGCCATGGGCAGCGATATCGAGGCCATGGCCGGAGAGATAGCCGGGCCTTTGGGCACAGGGGGCATGGGCACCAAAATAAGCGCGGCCAAAAAGCTGACGTCGGCAGGCATTCCCATGATCATTGCCTGCGGCCTGGAACAGAATATCCTGGTCAAAATAATGGACAACAATTATACCGGCACCTATTTTGTCCCCAATGAACAAAAGGCCTCATCCAGAAAAAACTGGATCGGCCTGACCCTGCAGGCCAAGGGGAGGCTTACCATAGACAAAGGTGCCCAGAAAGCCGTGGTGGAAAAGGGAAAAAGCCTTTTGCCGTCAGGCATTACCCGGGTGGAAAACTATTTTGAGGTAGGCGATCCCGTGGAATTCATCACAGAGGACAAAGTGGTCCTGGGCATGGGCCTGGTCAATTACAATGCCTCGGATATTTTAAAAATCATGGGCTGCAAGACCAGCCAGATTAAGAAACGTTTAGGGTTCAGATCCTATGACGAGGTGATTCACAGGGATAATCTGATGATCACCGCTTACCCGGATGATGCTAGGTTATAATTATTTTCGGGATAAATATAAAGGAGAACCATTCTATGTCTTTAGAAAATCAAATCATTGAAATTGCCAAACAGGCCAGGGCAGCAGCCCGAATTATGGCGGCCCTGCCGACGGAACAAAAAAACAGGGCGCTTTTTGCCATTGCCCGGCAGTTGGAAAAGGATAAAGACGTCATCCAGGCGGAAAATGCAAAGGATGTGGCAGCGGCCCGGGAAAACGGATTGTCCGATGCCATGATCGACCGGCTGACCATTACGGATAAGGTATTGAACGGGATGGTTGAGGGTCTGGAATATGTGGCAGGCCTAGAAGA encodes the following:
- the pspF gene encoding phage shock protein operon transcriptional activator — protein: MGLAYTDSMDNSTGSVSMSEALGQSEAFLNFQEQISRVAPIDRPVLILGERGTGKELASARLHFLSRRWQKPFVTLNCAALTATLIESELFGYEKGAFTGAGTRRIGRFEQADGGTLFLDEIGNIPMEVQEKILRVVEYGRFERVGAVKPVHTDVRIVGAANVDLAQMARLGHFKQDLLDRLSFEVIYVPPLRVRKGDVMLLANHFAGRMAFELGFDQVPEFGKKAVQDLESHAWPGNVRELKNVVERAVYKTNGQVITRIGFSPFVSPYGPLPGPGPGTPSVGRAESRAADVSADRKSIRDTEKALDPDEYAVLPLAELAGLPLKKAVLALERFRLSQALTEARFNQKQAAANLGISYDQFRGLKKKHGM
- the pspA gene encoding phage shock protein PspA, with product MGIFTRFRDIVSSNINAMLDKAEDPEKMIKLMIREMEDTLIELKSSCAGTIANHKKVERLGQDVREKEAFWNEKAELAVTKGRDDLARQALMERRRFSQRLDAVETELVDLSAMVDQYKNDITELENKLKSAREKQRMLVQRHIRAQHKKRARQEIRRADSTEVIKKFEEMENHIERMEAEADLVDFGRRSSLETAFDDLAADEEIENELNILKSSQSGAINDTKS
- a CDS encoding phage-shock protein — its product is MSSIFIAIINVGGSILALVILGIIIIAIIRAARTGGLSKNDKDSRDEETRMIQDIYNALPKMEERIEALETILIERGHQNR
- the pspC gene encoding envelope stress response membrane protein PspC — encoded protein: MRYHKNRYRRAGAGMGGGTKYGGFRQRMDRLTASEGFYRSRRGIIFGVCRGLAEHFNFSVFWTRVVVLVLFLFTGFWPVGVLYFVAGLLLNPAPVIPLENESDEEFYQSYTRSRSSAIQRIKKKFDNIDRRIQRMEDTVTSKEFDFK
- a CDS encoding zf-TFIIB domain-containing protein, producing MLRSTPMESIKKNWEKLKNWGQTTIFYRQGIDIDYCPECRSVWLDRGELNKRIERSSAASPQQKSMHDESRSKQYSQDSRDYEYHKKKKKVVF
- a CDS encoding SLC13 family permease → MELHDMILPPPPNAHAVAVLILAVVALILFTREKIPLESSSFLVLIGLVVGFELFPFQVDGGVLHAVDFFQGFGHEALVAVCALMIAGQGIVRTGALEPVGRVMARLWKVSPSLSLLLTLVVGAFISAFINNVPVVVLFLPILINVSLRTGMKASSVLMPMGFATLLGGTCTTIGTSTNLLVVSVASDMGLKRMDMFDFMVPAAIAGSVGIVYLWLVAPRIIPERKPTLADTSLRVFSAHLAVIEGTPIEGMTLADARKKVDGSMKVLSVERGLNNFLIPFPTLVLKAGDHLIIRDTPDRLKEFEKVLEGTLYADDAMVAPVDDEHPLEDENQQIAEVVLVEGSRFAGRTLNGIRFADRYGMIALAIHRASRHPEKLYDKIGDIRLKGGDILLVQGPREQIAGLKKEKDFLVLDATTDLPFERKAPVALLIMLGIVVSAAVGFLPIAISAPLGALMMIFTGCLEWRDATNALNAQVILIVAASLAIGVALLKTGGADYLAQIFVTLAGDTSPTFVISGLMLLIGILTNIVSNNAAAVIGTPIAVSIATQMGQPPEPFVLAVLFGANMSYATPMAYKTNLLVMNAGKYHFNDFLRIGVPLVLIMWITLSWLLPIIYGIGP
- a CDS encoding penicillin acylase family protein: MKWIRRVSVIIALLIACCVTLFFFLPQLNDYQDNGQLNLAGLGHPVTVTRDDSGIAYIHAENIGDLFFAQGFVTAQDRLFQMQMTRMYYEGRMCELAGAQAKDLDVRMRTIGMSRMAKKQARILNPALRKQFQHYVDGINTFIKKCPADLALEFRLAGIKPDFWQVEDCLGVLFYMGYSTAANLTTEIISQMLLDTLGYEKTAMLLPLNINVDDPDDKGFIAMPPRENIGLSLAFDPGLLAYAGDRLLRVGSNNWAVAPEKSVTGAAVLSGDPHLDPRMLPGVWYPAGLICPGIRALGVQIPGIPGMGVGRTEHIALSATNNYGDMVDLYIETVDPGNPDHYMEGDNSIAFGHIKERLKIKDKKAPGGFRTEDLDIRTTRRGPVMSKVLKGLDGNKVFTLRFAPVESMMPDIGLLDILTAKNAEDLSRAMQDLAVACFNWVFADASGNIGHQASGRIPVRRSGGTFPHVVKDSTDNWQGWIAQDQMPGQINPVKKWVGTCNNKTVDADFPYYYSSFFAPSFRYARLKELMAGTAKQTSLDLWQYQRDTGNVMARCIAPIMSQILLANGDTNDLGQILADWDFKDDPEKPGPLVFQTIYRYFALAVFEDDLGPKKVWTLLNAWYYWQERLLQFVLAGDSLFFDDVRTAGQTETMADLFVQAAHAARRELSHALGDDPVQWRWGDLHTLELVNPLVRNGSLKTLFGTGPMPMGGSGETLYRGWYDFDAPYAVTHCASLRFVADMGDDEKLMAVLPGGAAGRTFHPHQKDLVEDFMDGSVQYWWFSDAAIKAHAQKTLTLVP
- a CDS encoding LysE family translocator; this translates as MEKYLFMGMVLGLSAGLSPGPLLALVISETIRLGFSAGIRVAMAPLISDLPVLIVSFLLVFYLSGSDPVLGIISLAGAVIVLKMGISSIRTAGQMPKSPDRASASLMKGVLVNILSPHPYLFWITVGAPLASKAWQIHPGGAIGFVAGFYLLLVGSKLALAFVVARTRSFLTGAAYVWTMRGLGFLLCCFAWGLAREGAGLLGWL
- the proB gene encoding glutamate 5-kinase is translated as MNTEQQILPLSRFRRIVVKVGSGVLTRKNSLNLDVINSISSQICALHDRGMEVILVSSGAMAAGVKKIGLKKRPSETPKRQAVSAIGQADLIHEWEKAMEHCGRKVAQILLTRGDLCDRGRYLNARNTLNTLLEWKVLPIINENDTVAVKSLQFGDNDNLGAMITMLLDADLMINLTDIGGLYNKDPRRHDDAQLLREVTAMGSDIEAMAGEIAGPLGTGGMGTKISAAKKLTSAGIPMIIACGLEQNILVKIMDNNYTGTYFVPNEQKASSRKNWIGLTLQAKGRLTIDKGAQKAVVEKGKSLLPSGITRVENYFEVGDPVEFITEDKVVLGMGLVNYNASDILKIMGCKTSQIKKRLGFRSYDEVIHRDNLMITAYPDDARL